The proteins below come from a single Esox lucius isolate fEsoLuc1 chromosome 7, fEsoLuc1.pri, whole genome shotgun sequence genomic window:
- the chrdl2 gene encoding chordin-like protein 2 isoform X2 produces the protein MKHLFLLFCIRLFAGCGADLIRTRKVSAVFCTFKEKTYSPGDSWHPYLEPFGFMFCMWCSCTKTGHVKCNTIKCPTLRCENPVTDSQQCCPRCTDEPRIPAGLRAPVKSCRYNGTIYQPGETFANHDLFPSRQTNQCVMCTCSNGNIFCALKTCQPLTCSSPVSVPDTCCLMCRDGGINGYSSVEDGGQQLNRGVRHSVDHCVEDQLRGHSIHSTPSTVRGTPRGLGIPKLYFKGASETTVNFLLQKKQQKACQYSGKTYSHGDVWHPVLGKVLECILCTCKDGTQDCKRLTCPSQYPCQHPIKAEGKCCKICPELKTESNRTDCYMNINLGHDNNKLLVYKVKPSSKVQTEDTVRIIAIERQGTAEVEVQIWKTVGGVLQLMETEDVLKKDLIDNPENYTLLTTLDEETWKRFKEEEDNQKEIPKTTICEEGIREVVRFLYPDQLESQCSS, from the exons ATGAAGCAtcttttcttattattttgCATCCGTTTGTTCGCTGGTTGTGGTGCAGATCTTATAAGAACAAGAAAAG TGTCTGCAGTTTTCTGTACTTTCAAAGAGAAAACTTACAGTCCAGGAGACAGCTGGCATCCTTATCTGGAACCCTTTGGATTCATGTTTTGTATGTGGTGTTCCTGCACTAAG ACAGGCCATGTGAAATGTAACACAATAAAGTGTCCCACTCTGCGATGTGAGAACCCAGTGACTGACTCACAGCAGTGCTGCCCTCGCTGCACAG ATGAGCCTAGGATTCCGGCTGGCTTGAGGGCCCCAGTGAAGTCCTGCAGGTATAATGGAACCATCTaccaaccaggggaaacctttGCTAACCATGATCTTTTCCCCTCTCGACAAACCAACCAGTGTGTGATGTGCACATGTTCT AACGGAAATATCTTCTGTGCTCTGAAAACGTGTCAGCCCCTGACCTGCTCCTCACCAGTGTCAGTCCCAGATACCTGTTGTCTGATGTGCAGAG ATGGTGGCATCAATGGCTACTCGTCAGTGGAGGATGGAGGGCAGCAGCTGAACAGAGGcgtt AGGCATTCAGTAGACCACTGTGTTGAGGATCAGCTCCGAGGGCATTCCATCCACTCTACTCCATCCACAGTGAGGGGTACTCCCAGAGGCCTGGGCATACCCAAACTCTACTTCAAAGGTGCCTCAGAGACCACCGTCAACTTCCTGCTGCAGAAGAAGCAGCAGAAGG CATGTCAATACAGCGGTAAGACCTACTCTCACGGTGATGTATGGCACCCGGTCCTGGGGAAAGTTCTAGAGTGCATTCTGTGCACCTGTAAGGATGGCACACAGGACTGCAAACGCCTCACATGTCCCAGCCAGTATCCATGCCAACATCCCATAAAGGCCGAGGGGAAATGCTGTAAGATTTGTCCAG AACTTAAAACCGAGAGCAACAGGACTGACTGTTACATGAACATAAATCTCGGACATGACAATAACAAACTCTTGGTGTACAAAGTTAAGCCATCGTCAAAGGTTCAAACAGAGGACACCGTTAGGATAATTGCTATTGAAAGACAAGGGACTGCTGAAGTTGAAGTGCAAATATGGAAGACAGTAGGAG GAGTTTTACAATTAATGGAAACTGAGGATGTTCTGAAGAAAGACCTTATAGACAATCCAGAAAACTACACCTTACTGACAACATTAGACGAAG AGACTTGGAAACGATTCAAAGAGGAAGAAGACAATCAGAAGGAAATTCCCAAGACCACGATCTGTGAGGAAGGAATCAGGGAGGTAGTCAGGTTTTTGTACCCAGACCAACTGGAAAGCCAGTGCTCATCTTAA
- the chrdl2 gene encoding chordin-like protein 2 isoform X1 encodes MKHLFLLFCIRLFAGCGADLIRTRKVSAVFCTFKEKTYSPGDSWHPYLEPFGFMFCMWCSCTKTGHVKCNTIKCPTLRCENPVTDSQQCCPRCTDEPRIPAGLRAPVKSCRYNGTIYQPGETFANHDLFPSRQTNQCVMCTCSNGNIFCALKTCQPLTCSSPVSVPDTCCLMCRDGGINGYSSVEDGGQQLNRGVRHSVDHCVEDQLRGHSIHSTPSTVRGTPRGLGIPKLYFKGASETTVNFLLQKKQQKACQYSGKTYSHGDVWHPVLGKVLECILCTCKDGTQDCKRLTCPSQYPCQHPIKAEGKCCKICPELKTESNRTDCYMNINLGHDNNKLLVYKVKPSSKVQTEDTVRIIAIERQGTAEVEVQIWKTVGGVLQLMETEDVLKKDLIDNPENYTLLTTLDEVLCSFYTETWKRFKEEEDNQKEIPKTTICEEGIREVVRFLYPDQLESQCSS; translated from the exons ATGAAGCAtcttttcttattattttgCATCCGTTTGTTCGCTGGTTGTGGTGCAGATCTTATAAGAACAAGAAAAG TGTCTGCAGTTTTCTGTACTTTCAAAGAGAAAACTTACAGTCCAGGAGACAGCTGGCATCCTTATCTGGAACCCTTTGGATTCATGTTTTGTATGTGGTGTTCCTGCACTAAG ACAGGCCATGTGAAATGTAACACAATAAAGTGTCCCACTCTGCGATGTGAGAACCCAGTGACTGACTCACAGCAGTGCTGCCCTCGCTGCACAG ATGAGCCTAGGATTCCGGCTGGCTTGAGGGCCCCAGTGAAGTCCTGCAGGTATAATGGAACCATCTaccaaccaggggaaacctttGCTAACCATGATCTTTTCCCCTCTCGACAAACCAACCAGTGTGTGATGTGCACATGTTCT AACGGAAATATCTTCTGTGCTCTGAAAACGTGTCAGCCCCTGACCTGCTCCTCACCAGTGTCAGTCCCAGATACCTGTTGTCTGATGTGCAGAG ATGGTGGCATCAATGGCTACTCGTCAGTGGAGGATGGAGGGCAGCAGCTGAACAGAGGcgtt AGGCATTCAGTAGACCACTGTGTTGAGGATCAGCTCCGAGGGCATTCCATCCACTCTACTCCATCCACAGTGAGGGGTACTCCCAGAGGCCTGGGCATACCCAAACTCTACTTCAAAGGTGCCTCAGAGACCACCGTCAACTTCCTGCTGCAGAAGAAGCAGCAGAAGG CATGTCAATACAGCGGTAAGACCTACTCTCACGGTGATGTATGGCACCCGGTCCTGGGGAAAGTTCTAGAGTGCATTCTGTGCACCTGTAAGGATGGCACACAGGACTGCAAACGCCTCACATGTCCCAGCCAGTATCCATGCCAACATCCCATAAAGGCCGAGGGGAAATGCTGTAAGATTTGTCCAG AACTTAAAACCGAGAGCAACAGGACTGACTGTTACATGAACATAAATCTCGGACATGACAATAACAAACTCTTGGTGTACAAAGTTAAGCCATCGTCAAAGGTTCAAACAGAGGACACCGTTAGGATAATTGCTATTGAAAGACAAGGGACTGCTGAAGTTGAAGTGCAAATATGGAAGACAGTAGGAG GAGTTTTACAATTAATGGAAACTGAGGATGTTCTGAAGAAAGACCTTATAGACAATCCAGAAAACTACACCTTACTGACAACATTAGACGAAG TTCTTTGTTCCTTTTACACAGAGACTTGGAAACGATTCAAAGAGGAAGAAGACAATCAGAAGGAAATTCCCAAGACCACGATCTGTGAGGAAGGAATCAGGGAGGTAGTCAGGTTTTTGTACCCAGACCAACTGGAAAGCCAGTGCTCATCTTAA